Genomic segment of Veillonella parvula DSM 2008:
TAGATTATCGTACGGAAATTTCTAACACTTCTGGTTTTTGAGCTGCATGTGGATGCTCAGGACCAGCGTATACGTTTAATTTGCGGTATTGTTGTGCACCCAATTTATTTTTTGGAAGCATACCACGAACTGCCATTTCAACAACACGTTCAGGTTGTTTTTCAAGCATCATGGACAATTTAGTGAAACGGGAACCACCTGGGTAACCAGAGTGACGGAAGTATTCCTTTTGTTCCAATTTTTTACCAGTTACGCGAATTTTTTCAGCGTTTACAACGATCACATGGTCACCAGTGTCTACGTGTGGTGTGAAAGTTGGTTTATTTTTGCCCCGAAGAACTTTTGCAACTTCGGCAGCAAGGCGTCCTAAAGTTTTACCTTCAGCGTCAACAACATACCATTTCCGTTCGATTGTGTTCGGATTGGCCATATATGTAGTTTTCATGCTGCATATCCTCCTAATAACGTCATAATTCTACCAAAATCAGCTTGTCCTTTGCTTCCGGGGCTAATGGAAACACGACTAAAGCTTACTCAAAATAGTATACAGATTTTATGGGTTTGTGTCAATTAAAAGTTACTATGATTTTTGCCTTTGTAGATGATATATTTTACCTTTATTTTCCATTTAGTAAAAAAAACTAAATGCTCAATTTTAAATGCCAAACCAGGTTCCTGTAACAAGCCGATATAATAAATACAAAACTATTATTAAAAACAACATCCCACTAATAAGCCTAAAAATAAATATCATACCCGGACTTTCATTATAATTGTTGTCAGGAGAGTATAAACCCAATAACAAAGGATTATATATGCCAATTCCAGTTACAACCAGACCAAATATACAGGTATAAAACTGTGGATCAATATTCTTAAAAAAAATGAATAAATCTTTCATAAAATATTATCCTCCGTAGTTTTTCAGTAAATCAGATACTTCATCATAGGCCTTATCTTCTTCAGATTTATCTCCTACAATTGAATTATAAATATTTGTTACATTAAGTCCAGCTTCACCACTACCACCTAATCCTGCATACCAACCTAGGCCCAAACCTATAGTTGTATCTTTTGATTTACTTCCACTTAATATATTTTTACCAGCTTTAAACCCAATATTACTTTCAGTTGCGCCAGTTAATGGATTAACTTGATTAGAGACATATGGCCCAAATTCATACCCTGCAACTCGATATTAAGATTCGCTTCTCCCATATCAATTTCTTTACTGGAATTAATATATCTCTTAGTACCCGCTTTAACATTGGCTCGCACACTTGCAGGACCAAGTTTAGTCTGAGCACCTATCCCTGGGCCAGCTTCAACAGTAGCATAGATATATTTAGTGTTATTATAGTTCTGTTTTGCCTCTGATAAAACCTTTCTTATATTTGCATTAATGCTTAGGTTATTATCATAACTATACTTAAAGCCTAGCGTATTAGCACTTTTTCAATAGCATTCACTAATCGCCTGTCAATAACATATTGATTTCCGTATTGCTGTAATTCTTTATGTAGTTTTAGTAATGTAGAAATTGTATTAATATCACTAGCTGAGTTTTGCTTGGCTTTCGATAGTTTATCATATAAGTAATTTACAATATTTTGTTGTTTATACGATGTAAATTCATTTGTAACAATCCCTAATGTTGATTGAACAGGTCCCATAATAGAAGGCTTTTGATCAGTTCTTTGAGTATTTCCTGTTATTCGTTCAAACTCCTCCCTAGATTTTGTATCTTTAAAGAGCCAAATCCATTCACCAGTATCCTTAGTCCGTCCTTGACCAATTAAAGAACCATAAAAATATGAATCCTTTAGTGGGTGTCCCGCTCTACCAGTATGATTAATAAGCATTGTATATCCCACGCTACTACCAATACTTTCTTGTACCCATACAATTATAAAAAATCCGCAGTGCGTTGCACTGCGGATTTTTGCACCAAATTATTTGGAGTACAATTCGACGATAAGTGTTTCGTTAACTTCGATAGGAAGTTCTTCACGTTGAGGAAGACGAGTGAAAGTAGCTTTGAAGCCTTCCAAGTCTTTTTCAATGTAAGGAAGTTCGAAAGAACGAAGTTCTTGGAAATTAGTTTTGAACATTTCGTTGTCACGAGATGCTTCGCGCAATTCGATTACATCGCCTGGTTTGCAGGAGAAGGAAGGAATATCTACGCGACGACCGTTTACCAAGATGTGGCCATGGTTTACCATTTGACGAGCTTGACGAATGGAGTTACCGAAACCGATGCGATATACAAGGTTGTCAAGACGTTGTTCCAAAAGGATCAACATGTTTTGACCTGTAACACCTTGCATTTTTTTTGCTTTATCATAATAGCGTACGAACTGGCGTTCTAGCAAGTTGTAGTAAGCTTTAACTTTTTGTTTTTCTAATAATTGTGTGCCATACTCAGACATTTTCTTCTGACGTTGGTCTTTTTTGACGCGATTCAAGGCTTTTGCGTGACCGAATACGTTCACACCAAAGCGACGACAAAGTTTGAATCGAGCCTCTCTTCTCGTTGCCATGTGATTATCACCTCATAAGATTAAAATAAACCTGTACCTACACATAATGGTACCCAAGTATAATATCATTTTCATCTAGTTATGTCAATTATCGATACTTGTGAAAGTCATTGAAATAAGTGCATAATCACAATTTTGAATTACACTTTTTTACGATAATACAACGCACTATATCGATTGTGCATGTTTCATCATATTTTATAGATTTAGATGAAAAATCAATTATAGTATGCTACAATATGAATAAGTAAGGTAATAGGTATCATTGGAGTCTTATGTCTAAGTTGGGGGAATAACATGAAAGAGTTACCTACAATGCAAGAGCTACAAAGTTTTATTACCTATAATAAAACAGGAAGCTTTACATTAGCTGCACAATCTATGAATATTACACAATCAGCTTTCAGCGCTCAAATGAAAAAATTAGAGCGTTTAGTTGGTGTGAAATTAATCTCCCGTTCTACAAGAGGTAGCCGTTTAACACCAGAAGGTGAGTTATTCCTACCAGAAGCAGAACAAGTTCTCGACACATTGGAACGAGCTATCCAATCCATTCGTTTGGCTAGCAAGGTTGAACGCCCAATTCTAAACATTGGCGTATTACGTAGTCTTGGGGATATCCGTCTAAACGGTTATGTTTCCCACTTCTTCCAAAACCATCCTGAATTCTCTGTTAGTATTTACGATATGGAAGAAGAAGAATTGATGCTCGACTTACGCGAAAACCGCATCGACATTGCATTACTCTATTTACCAAATAATAAGGATATGTCCGCATACGAATCCACCGCGCTTAGAGAAGACGAATTTGTATACTATGCACCAAACTTAGTGAACGGTATGGAAACAGCCAGTTTAAAAGCTATCCAGCAACAACCACTGCTCATGTATCCACCTAAATACTTTATGTATCGCACATTAAAAAACTATGTTGGGAACGGTCAACAAAACCTACATATCCGCGGTAGCCGTCTATCCAATCCATATACAATGATCGACTACTGTCAAAAGAATAAATCTGGTTGCATCGTAGCACGCCAAATTTTAAGTTCTTTAAACATCAATGATGGCTTTGTTCCTTTAGAAAAACCATTCAAACTGCAAGTGTGCTTCGCATTTAAGAAGAATAATTCTAAAACAGAAACTATGCATACCTTTATGGACTACGTGCACAGCGAATCACCACCACGTTTATAATAACGAATAGACCCCGTATACCTTTTGGTGTACGGGGTTTTACTATAAACAACAAATGACCTAACTATACAAAACAATTGCCCACTCTTGTCCTAAGTTGTAAAATAGAGAATAGATTTCAATTAATATAGTAAGAATACAGTGAGGTTACTATGCTCTTATCTATTCTATTCTTTATACTAGCAGGACTTGCGGAAATCGGCGGCGGCTATCTTGTATGGCTCTATATGCGTGACGATAAAGGTCCGTTATACCTAATTGCAGGTGCTTTTATTTTATTCTTATACGGCATCATCCCCACCTTCCAGCCAGAAGCAAGCTTCGGCAAAGTATACGCAGCATACGGCGGGGTGTTCATTGCCCTCTCTATTCTATGGGGCTGGCTTGTGGACGGCTTACGACCAGATATGTACGATATCATCGGCGGCCTTGTATGTCTCGTAGGTGTATATATCATCATGTATGCGCCACGTTAAATATGTAGTTTCCAGATGTGACTATAATAAAATTTATATTTTTTAGATATAACAATAACTAACTATATATTTTGAAAGTACAACCATAGCAACTATATATTTTTACATAAAACCATATAAACATTACAACAAAAGGAGTACAACTATAACAGTTGTACTCCTTTATTTATCTACATGACCATATGTATTTTTTATATCCATATGTACTTTTTACATACTAAAAAACGGCTATCCGAAGATAACCGTTTACTTTGGTGGACGATGACAGGATCGAACTGCCGACATCCTGCTTGTAAGGCAGGCGCTCTCCCAGCTGAGCTAATCGTCCATGTGGTGACCCGTCCGGGAATCGAACCCGGGATACCGCCGTGAAAGGGCGGTGTCTTAACCGCTTGACCAACGGGCCAATAAAAATGGCTCCTCGAGTAGGACTCGAACCTACGACCGATCGGTTAACAGCCGATTGCTCTACCGACTGAGCTATCGAGGAATGTGTATGGAGCGGGAAACGAGATTCGAACTCGCGACCCCCGCCTTGGCAAGGCGGTGCTCTACCGCTGAGCTATTCCCGCAAATGGTGGACGATGACAGGATCGAACTGCCGACATCCTGCTTGTAAGGCAGGCGCTCTCCCAGCTGAGCTAATCGTCCATATGTGGTGACCCGTCCGGGAATCGAACCCGGGATACCGCCGTGAAAGGGCGGTGTCTTAACCGCTTGACCAACGGGCCAAAAATGGTGACTCACCCGCGACTCGAACGCGGGACACCCTGATTAAAAGTCAGGTGCTCTGCCAACTGAGCTAGTGAGTCAAATGGCTCCTCGAGTAGGACTCGAACCTACGACCGATCGGTTAACAGCCGATTGCTCTACCGACTGAGCTATCGAGGAATGTATGGAGCGGGAAACGAGATTCGAACTCGCGACCCCCGCCTTGGCAAGGCGGTGCTCTACCGCTGAGCTATTCCCGCATACAGAACCGATAATTACTATAACATAATTATCAATCTGTCGTCAAGGATGAATTAAGTCCGTCCTGACTGCCATATAATAATATCAATTTACACATATAGTGTCAATGGTTTTTCCATAAAATGCTAGTAAATATTGGTTTAAAGACCATCGCCCACATAAGAAAAAGGGCGATGGTACAATCCCCCTTTAAAACGGGTTATTCTTTATTCTTTTGTCTACCTTTACCAGCCCCATCTTCGGCTACACTCACCTCCGCTTCAACGAAGGTTTTCATGTCATTTAGCATATGCATAGATGCATCGATTATAGATAGACCCATAGTTGACCCTAATGCTTCATCGATTAGCAGTTTATAGTCTAAATAAGGCTTTACCCCTAAGAAGCGACATTGTTCCTTATGTATAGGTTCATCATGTATAGGCTCATCATAGGCAGCCGACGGGAACACATAGTCCTTAACTAGCGGTTCAATGGTAACCGCCGCTAAAACAGCTGCACCAGTTACTATATTATCAAAGACTACAGCCATGCGATGGCTAGCAGCTCCTAAGATAAAGGCCGTTAAAAATGCAATATCTAAACCACCCGCTATGTGAAGCAAGTGCAATACTGCATCACGGCGCTCACTTTCACTAATAGTAGACCAATCATCCACAGCAATATTAAATCGATCTACAAAAGAATGAATATGAGCAGCGCGTTGCTCTATCGTAGGGCCATATTCATTATGAACGAGAATATCCTCATAGGCACAACCTGTGATTGTCGCCGTCGTTACAAGAGAGTCCAGAAAGGCCCTCTCCCCTACGTTACCAATCGCCACCACTTGTAGTCCATCTGCATGTAATTTGTCTGCATAGGTAAAACCTAGCTCAAGAGCACGCTCTAATTCATCTCGAGAAATAGCAGGTTCTACGCCAAAGAAATGAGACCCTTTTCGAATCACCTGTTGCTCAATATTTGTTAAATCAGAAGTGTCTTGTTCTAGACCTACATTCACCACATGTGCAACAGCATTTAATTTAGCTGCAGCCCCTTGTGTAGCTGTTCTTCCCTCATTAAAGCGTTTTATAGCAGCATAACTTTCACTACCATGTTGATCATTTTGCGGTCCATCTACCAAGTGATCAGCTGCCACAACGAGCACACCTTGACGCAAATGATTTGGTTTAGGGTCTCCTAAAATTCCTGCAAAACGCTCCGCTATAGTTTCTAACGTAGCCAGACTATAGATAGGCTTTGTCAAATTATCAATACGGAATCGACATGTTTCCATTGCTTGTGTATCTAACGGCTCAACTTTGAAAGTTCTCATTTATTACCTCCTGTAATGGCCATATACATATGCACCGCAAGATCTAGCATCCCCATTTGTATGGATCCACCAGAAGCCTCACCTAAACAAAGGCCTAAATCTACATAGGCTTCAAGGCCTAAATTTTCTAAGGAAGATTTGGCCGCTTTTTCAGCAGATAAATGTGAAGCCATCACATAATCCATCGCTTTTGGAGCCAATGTTTTAGCCACCAATGCACAAGCCGATGTATTAAATCCATCGATAATAACTAACCCATGATTTGCTGCAGCGCCTAAGATAACACCCACAATACAAGCAAATTCAAAACCGCCTACAGACGATAAAATACCAAGAGCATCATCCTTACTAATATCCTTATATTTTTCTAGCACATCATGAACAATCCGCTGTTTTAGTTTGAGTCGTTCATCGGAAATATTCGTTCCTCGTCCCGTCGCCTCTTCCGCTGTAAGTCCTGCAAACTTAGCGGTCATAAGGGCACTAGCTGTCGTATTTGATATACCCATTTCACCTACCAAAAATACGTTAAAGCCTTCATCGATTTTTTCTTTTACTAGACGAATCCCTGTTTCGATGCCCTCCACGGCTTGTTCGCGCGTCATGGCGGGCTCTTCTACAAAGTTTTTTGTACCCATCCCCAGTTTATGACTTCGAAGGCCTGGAACCCAACTCATATCTGCATCGATCCCCATGTCGATAACTTCCATTTGGGCCCCACAATAATTAGCTAGGGAGTTAGCACCCGCCCCTTTAGGAATTAGATAATTTTGTGTCATTCCAACAGTTGTTTCCTTGGGATACGCACTGACACCCATATCAGCTACGCCATGATCCGCAGAAGCAATAATCATACATGGTTTTGGCACGGTTACCTGCTCTTGATTCGTAGCCGCCCCATATTGAGCCACAACATCTACAAGACGACCATATAGTTCCACCGGCGATTCTGCATTCCAGCTATTAAATATATGTTGTTCAATCTTTAAGCTGCGACCTGTAATAGCGCCACAAGTTTCTTGTAACAAACTCATAAAAGCTCCCTTAACATAATATATTTACATACTCATATCGATATATAGTATACACGATTCTAGATATATGTCATATTTTTTCAGTTACATTTACTCTCTTATAGGATACAAAACTACGCCATTTTAATTATCCTTGATTTGACCAGTTAAATACGGTAACTTTCCTCGAATCTCGCGACTTCGTTCAAGATAGATTTCTAATTCTTGACCGTCATCCTCTTGTAAAAGTATCTTTTTTACACGTTGAATTTCTGCTTCAACCTGTGTGAGCCCTTCAATGACATTACGACGATTCCCATAAATAATTTCACGCCACATCGATGGTAATCCACCTGCAACACGGGTGCAATCACGGAAACCGCCAGCAGATAACTTCATGCGTAATTCGCCCAATTCATCGCCTCCCGAAACTTGTGTTAAAATAGAGGCCAATAAGTGAGGCATATGACTAACCATAGCCAGATATGCATCGTGAGCGTAAATATCGACAAACTCGATACGAGACCCTAAGGCACGACCCATGTCAGCTAATTCTTGAGCTACTTCTTCACTATATACATCAGATGCCTTATCTTCTAACACAATCCAGCCCATACCTTTGAATAGGTTTTTATGAGATACTTCATACCCGCCCTTTTCGGATCCTGCATAGGATGGACAGATACGAAAACGGTCCCCTTAGGAATCGATTCATAAACGGCTCGTACAAAATTTTCCTTCGCACTAGATACATCGGTTACAACTTGTCCCGATCTAAATAGATGAGCCGTTTCAGTAAAAAGTCGTGCATTTGTATCAGGTGGCAAGGAGAACACAACGATATCTGAGTTCTTAATCAATGGCTCAACTTCAGTCCACGCAGCTTTTACCACACCATCTTGAATGGCCGCATCACAGACCTCTTGACGACGTGCATAGCCTACTACCTCATAATCTGTATATTCCTTTAAGGCCTTTGCCAAGGATCCACCTAATAGGCCTAAGCCAATAATGCCTACTGTCTTACTCATATAAACCTACTTTCAAGTAAAACTAGCAATGTCTATTCTCCAATATAATGCTAGTTATATTACATTATTATTTAGCTAATTGTAAATCAAAATTAGGGAGAATGAAATTAAGCTTCGATAAGATGCTTGTTTCTCCATTTACCGCTATACCAACGATATATAAACAATAAACCTCGCAAGATTTCATCAGCGGCCATGGCAATCCATATACCAACAAGGCCCCAACCCCAGTAAATACCAAATAGATACGATAATGGCACGGCGCATAACCACATGCCAAAGATTCCCACTAGCATAGGCGTACGAATATCACCGGCAGCCTGCAAACAACCAACCATAACGATATTTACTGCACGTCCTAACTCAAGAAAGATCTCAACCAGTAATACATTATGTGCTAACTCTAGGATTTCCGGATCCGAAGTAAACACAGAGACAACAAAATCACTAGTCACATAGAAGAATGTAGCAAGACCTACGTTAATAGCAATCGCTAAATACATGGACTTCCATACACGACTAGTAACCTCCTCTTGGCGTTTAGCGCCCATTAGGAAACCTACGATAACTTGTGAAGCATTGGATAGTGCTATGGTGTATACATAACAAAGCATGGCGATAACAGATACATAAACTTTAGTATTAATAACTGCTAAGCCTAAAATATTGACCATTTTCATAATCGTAGTTTGAGATAATTGATAGCTCAATGTTTCTCCACCAGAAGGAACACTGATATGCAATAAAGATTTAACCGTATGCCACGGAAATGGTTTTAAGAATGTAAAGCTCACCTCTAAGGTTAATAATTTCTTAAAAGTATATCCAATAATCACGAGCCCTACCACTTTAGATAGCCACGTAGAAATAGAAACGCCTAATACACCAAGGCTTGGTATTGGACCATGTCCAAAGATTAATACATAGTTTGTTAGAATATGAATGATATTCATCACAAGGGCAATGTACATGGTAACACGTGTTAATGAGTGCCCTCTAAATACGGCTACTAACGCATAATACATCGCTTGTATCGGTAGCCCTGCAGCAACGATAGTAGTATATATCGACGTATCACTCATCGTTTCTGGTGGTATACCTAGCCATGTAAAGATCCATTCATGGCAAGTAATAAAGAATACTGCCGCTATAGATGAAAAGAGAAAATTCATCATTAAGCTGACCGTACATACCTCTGATAGCTTGGACTGGTTTCTCGCTCCTAAATATTGGGCAATCAAAATCGTCGTAGCTGTACTCATGACGATGATGAGCATAATAAAGATATTTAAAATTTGATTGGCATTAGCTACCGCTGCTACCGCTTGAGGCGAGTAGTGACTCATCATCAATTGGTCTATATTACCTACTAGCATCTGTAGGAACACTTCAATAAATATAGGCCAACTCAAAGTCCAGATAGATAGACTAATCCCCTTTTCGTATGCTTTCATAAAAACCTCTGCAATGAATACGATACAATTGCAATGAATATCATACAATGTCCTTATTATATCACGTTATATAACCACATGGGACAAATCGCAGAAAGCAATATACTAAATAGTTTTTCATAAAATAGT
This window contains:
- a CDS encoding MATE family efflux transporter, producing the protein MKAYEKGISLSIWTLSWPIFIEVFLQMLVGNIDQLMMSHYSPQAVAAVANANQILNIFIMLIIVMSTATTILIAQYLGARNQSKLSEVCTVSLMMNFLFSSIAAVFFITCHEWIFTWLGIPPETMSDTSIYTTIVAAGLPIQAMYYALVAVFRGHSLTRVTMYIALVMNIIHILTNYVLIFGHGPIPSLGVLGVSISTWLSKVVGLVIIGYTFKKLLTLEVSFTFLKPFPWHTVKSLLHISVPSGGETLSYQLSQTTIMKMVNILGLAVINTKVYVSVIAMLCYVYTIALSNASQVIVGFLMGAKRQEEVTSRVWKSMYLAIAINVGLATFFYVTSDFVVSVFTSDPEILELAHNVLLVEIFLELGRAVNIVMVGCLQAAGDIRTPMLVGIFGMWLCAVPLSYLFGIYWGWGLVGIWIAMAADEILRGLLFIYRWYSGKWRNKHLIEA
- the cobT gene encoding nicotinate-nucleotide--dimethylbenzimidazole phosphoribosyltransferase, whose protein sequence is MSLLQETCGAITGRSLKIEQHIFNSWNAESPVELYGRLVDVVAQYGAATNQEQVTVPKPCMIIASADHGVADMGVSAYPKETTVGMTQNYLIPKGAGANSLANYCGAQMEVIDMGIDADMSWVPGLRSHKLGMGTKNFVEEPAMTREQAVEGIETGIRLVKEKIDEGFNVFLVGEMGISNTTASALMTAKFAGLTAEEATGRGTNISDERLKLKQRIVHDVLEKYKDISKDDALGILSSVGGFEFACIVGVILGAAANHGLVIIDGFNTSACALVAKTLAPKAMDYVMASHLSAEKAAKSSLENLGLEAYVDLGLCLGEASGGSIQMGMLDLAVHMYMAITGGNK
- the rpsD gene encoding 30S ribosomal protein S4, whose product is MATRREARFKLCRRFGVNVFGHAKALNRVKKDQRQKKMSEYGTQLLEKQKVKAYYNLLERQFVRYYDKAKKMQGVTGQNMLILLEQRLDNLVYRIGFGNSIRQARQMVNHGHILVNGRRVDIPSFSCKPGDVIELREASRDNEMFKTNFQELRSFELPYIEKDLEGFKATFTRLPQREELPIEVNETLIVELYSK
- a CDS encoding LysR family transcriptional regulator, with translation MKELPTMQELQSFITYNKTGSFTLAAQSMNITQSAFSAQMKKLERLVGVKLISRSTRGSRLTPEGELFLPEAEQVLDTLERAIQSIRLASKVERPILNIGVLRSLGDIRLNGYVSHFFQNHPEFSVSIYDMEEEELMLDLRENRIDIALLYLPNNKDMSAYESTALREDEFVYYAPNLVNGMETASLKAIQQQPLLMYPPKYFMYRTLKNYVGNGQQNLHIRGSRLSNPYTMIDYCQKNKSGCIVARQILSSLNINDGFVPLEKPFKLQVCFAFKKNNSKTETMHTFMDYVHSESPPRL
- the rplM gene encoding 50S ribosomal protein L13; protein product: MKTTYMANPNTIERKWYVVDAEGKTLGRLAAEVAKVLRGKNKPTFTPHVDTGDHVIVVNAEKIRVTGKKLEQKEYFRHSGYPGGSRFTKLSMMLEKQPERVVEMAVRGMLPKNKLGAQQYRKLNVYAGPEHPHAAQKPEVLEISVR
- a CDS encoding nicotinate-nucleotide--dimethylbenzimidazole phosphoribosyltransferase produces the protein MRTFKVEPLDTQAMETCRFRIDNLTKPIYSLATLETIAERFAGILGDPKPNHLRQGVLVVAADHLVDGPQNDQHGSESYAAIKRFNEGRTATQGAAAKLNAVAHVVNVGLEQDTSDLTNIEQQVIRKGSHFFGVEPAISRDELERALELGFTYADKLHADGLQVVAIGNVGERAFLDSLVTTATITGCAYEDILVHNEYGPTIEQRAAHIHSFVDRFNIAVDDWSTISESERRDAVLHLLHIAGGLDIAFLTAFILGAASHRMAVVFDNIVTGAAVLAAVTIEPLVKDYVFPSAAYDEPIHDEPIHKEQCRFLGVKPYLDYKLLIDEALGSTMGLSIIDASMHMLNDMKTFVEAEVSVAEDGAGKGRQKNKE
- a CDS encoding YnfA family protein, with protein sequence MLLSILFFILAGLAEIGGGYLVWLYMRDDKGPLYLIAGAFILFLYGIIPTFQPEASFGKVYAAYGGVFIALSILWGWLVDGLRPDMYDIIGGLVCLVGVYIIMYAPR